A region of Arabidopsis thaliana chromosome 5, partial sequence DNA encodes the following proteins:
- a CDS encoding ankyrin repeat family protein (ankyrin repeat family protein; CONTAINS InterPro DOMAIN/s: Ankyrin repeat-containing domain (InterPro:IPR020683), Ankyrin repeat (InterPro:IPR002110); BEST Arabidopsis thaliana protein match is: Ankyrin repeat family protein (TAIR:AT1G07710.1); Has 1807 Blast hits to 1807 proteins in 277 species: Archae - 0; Bacteria - 0; Metazoa - 736; Fungi - 347; Plants - 385; Viruses - 0; Other Eukaryotes - 339 (source: NCBI BLink).) — MEEASTSTPAPMAAKPTVVKKTMAKQFTGKREDSQLLSAVRRGDFSAVKEILSNHMESEDELRDLLRKQNQCGETALYVAAEYGDADVVAELIKYYDLEDAETKARNGFDPFHIAAKQGELDVLRVLMEEHPELSMTVDLSNTTALHTAAAQGHVEVVEYLLEAAGSSLAAIAKSNGKTALHSAARNGHAEVVKAIVAVEPDTATRTDKKGQTPLHMAVKGQSIDVVVELMKGHRSSLNMADSKGNTALHVATRKGRIKIVELLLDNNETSPSTKAINRAGETPLDTAEKTGHPQIAAVLKTRGVPSAKAINNTTRPNAARELKQTVSDIKHEVHHQLEHARETRKRVQGIAKRINKMHVEGLDNAINSTTVVAVLIATVAFAAIFTVPGQYADELSSLLPGQSLGEANIADRPAFAIFFIFDSIALFISLAVVVVQTSVVAIEHKAKKNMMAVINKLMWLACVLISVAFLALAFVVVGEEERWLAVGVTVFGATIMLTTLGTMCYWVIMHRIEASNVRKSRKESMARSRQSGLLEFSGILTKRMYAI; from the exons ATGGAGGAAGCATCAACATCGACACCAGCACCAATGGCTGCAAAACCAACCGTTGTTAAAAAGACAATGGCGAAGCAATTCACCGGGAAACGCGAAGATTCGCAGCTCCTTTCGGCTGTGAGACGCGGAGATTTCTCTGCGGTGAAAGAGATTTTGAGTAATCATATGGAATCAGAAGATGAACTAAGAGATTTGTTGCGGAAACAGAACCAATGCGGTGAGACCGCTCTTTATGTGGCGGCAGAATATGGTGATGCGGACGTGGTTGCAGAGCTCATCAAGTACTATGATCTTGAAGACGCTGAGACCAAAGCTAGAAATGGGTTCGATCCTTTCCACATTGCTGCTAAACAAGGCGAATTAG ATGTTTTGAGAGTACTAATGGAAGAACATCCGGAGCTATCAATGACGGTGGACTTATCAAACACGACGGCTCTACACACGGCGGCAGCTCAGGGACACGTAGAGGTCGTAGAGTATCTACTAGAAGCAGCAGGGAGTAGCCTAGCCGCGATCGCAAAAAGCAACGGGAAAACAGCATTGCACTCGGCGGCTAGGAATGGTCACGCGGAAGTGGTAAAAGCGATTGTGGCGGTGGAACCGGACACGGCAACGAGGACTGATAAAAAGGGTCAGACGCCACTTCACATGGCGGTGAAAGGACAAAGCATTGATGTGGTGGTTGAGTTAATGAAGGGACATCGGTCTTCGTTGAATATGGCTGATTCTAAAGGGAACACTGCGTTACATGTTGCTACTAGGAAAGGTCGCATTAAG ATAGTGGAATTACTTCTAGATAACAACGAGACAAGCCCAAGCACAAAAGCGATAAACAGAGCAGGAGAAACGCCGCTTGACACGGCTGAGAAAACCGGCCATCCTCAGATCGCCGCGGTTCTCAAAACCCGCGGCGTTCCCTCGGCTAAAGCTATCAACAACACTACTAGGCCAAACGCGGCGCGTGAGCTCAAACAAACGGTGAGCGACATCAAACATGAAGTTCATCACCAGCTAGAACACGCTCGAGAGACAAGAAAACGCGTTCAAGGAATCGCCAAACGCATTAACAAAATGCACGTAGAAGGTCTTGACAATGCGATTAACTCAACCACAGTCGTGGCGGTTCTAATTGCAACCGTCGCTTTCGCCGCCATTTTCACTGTCCCGGGGCAATATGCAGACGAATTGAGTTCGCTCTTACCGGGACAATCTCTCGGAGAAGCGAACATCGCGGATAGACCCGCGTTTGCGATCTTCTTCATATTCGATTCAATCGCTCTTTTTATATCTTTAGCGGTTGTGGTGGTTCAGACTTCAGTGGTTGCGATTGAACACAAGGCAAAGAAGAATATGATGGCTGTGATAAACAAGTTGATGTGGTTAGCTTGCGTTTTGATATCTGTGGCATTTTTGGCGTTAGCGTTTGTGGTGGTTGGTGAAGAAGAGCGGTGGCTAGCGGTTGGCGTGACGGTGTTTGGTGCAACGATAATGCTCACGACGCTTGGGACCATGTGTTATTGGGTCATTATGCATCGAATCGAGGCTTCGAATGTTAGAAAGTCGAGAAAAGAGTCGATGGCAAGATCGAGACAATCAGGTTTATTGGAATTTTCTGGGATTTTAACTAAGAGAATGTATGCTATTTAG
- a CDS encoding Protein kinase superfamily protein (Protein kinase superfamily protein; FUNCTIONS IN: protein kinase activity, kinase activity, ATP binding; INVOLVED IN: protein amino acid phosphorylation; LOCATED IN: cellular_component unknown; EXPRESSED IN: central cell, leaf whorl, flower; EXPRESSED DURING: petal differentiation and expansion stage; CONTAINS InterPro DOMAIN/s: Protein kinase, catalytic domain (InterPro:IPR000719), Serine/threonine-protein kinase-like domain (InterPro:IPR017442), Protein kinase-like domain (InterPro:IPR011009); BEST Arabidopsis thaliana protein match is: Protein kinase superfamily protein (TAIR:AT5G60090.1); Has 1807 Blast hits to 1807 proteins in 277 species: Archae - 0; Bacteria - 0; Metazoa - 736; Fungi - 347; Plants - 385; Viruses - 0; Other Eukaryotes - 339 (source: NCBI BLink).) produces MSNRFLCCLGGGGSSKVMQDPSELPQQQQPSDSSDSSDTPGQQSEGDDEADDEDPSSIVKFRWNDVVEGTDNFAITHLIGQGTYGKVYRCKFPEGHKVGAAKIHSNGITDGLSETVAETTTLYAADHPNVIKLVGKYYGMEKSVLVYEFMPNGSLDHHLFAHARQVQGLTLPTRVLDWNTRLRIAVGVAEGLVYVHQGLYAIHRDIKVENILLDKDFVPKLTDFGFATKIVYNSDGVERLREFNTRGTQGYIAPEADEFALVSTKSDIYSYGVLLLVLLTGRKAYDLARPVAKEKLTDWLMPVWTRLEYAPMIVDVALGNKYSIEGLNRLLQTARMCINPQALERPAMDFVETMVREAAAFPVPKEPLVKERISTSK; encoded by the exons ATGAGTAATCGTTTCTTATGCTGTTTAGGAGGCGGAGGCTCAAGTAAAGTAATGCAAGATCCATCGGAACTAccgcaacaacaacaaccatcGGATTCGTCGGATTCATCGGATACACCGGGACAACAAAGTGAAGGTGACGACGAAGCTGACGACGAAG ATCCGAGTTCTATAGTTAAATTTCGATGGAATGATGTCGTAGAGGGAACCGATAACTTCGCGATAACACATTTGATCGGCCAAGGAACCTACGGCAAAGTCTATCGCTGCAAGTTCCCAGAAGGTCACAAG GTTGGAGCTGCAAAGATTCATAGTAATGGTATCACAGATGGTCTTAGTGAGACCGTAGCAGAGACTACAACGTTATATGCAGCTGATCACCCAAATGTGATTAAACTTGTCGGCAAATATTATGGGATGGAAAAAAGTGTCCTAGTCTACGAATTCATGCCTAATGGCTCTCTTGACCACCATCTCTTTG CTCACGCGAGGCAGGTTCAGGGTCTTACTCTGCCaactagggttttggattGGAACACGAGGTTGAGAATTGCTGTTGGTGTAGCCGAAGGTCTTGTTTATGTACACCAGGGGCTTTATGCGATTCACAGAGATATCAAAGTCGAAAACATTTTACTTGACAAGGATTTTGTGCCGAAGCTGACTGATTTTGGATTTGCGACTAAGATCGTTTACAATAGTGATGGTGTTGAGAGGCTGAGGGAGTTCAATACGCGTGGAACTCAAGGATACATAGCACCGGAAGCAGATGAGTTCGCGTTGGTTTCGACTAAGTCCGATATCTATAGCTATGGAGTTCTTCTGTTAGTGCTTTTAACTGGAAGGAAAGCCTATGATCTGGCGAGACCTGTTGCGAAAGAGAAACTCACTGATTGG ttaATGCCAGTATGGACTAGATTGGAGTATGCGCCTATGATAGTTGATGTTGCGCTCGGTAATAAGTATTCAATTGAAGGTTTAAACAGACTACTTCAAACTGCGAGGATGTGTATAAACCCACAGGCACTTGAACGGCCTGCCATGGATTTTGTGGAAACGATGGTTCGTGAAGCTGCAGCTTTCCCGGTCCCAAAGGAGCCCCTGGTGAAAGAGAGGATTTCGACTTCGAAATAA
- a CDS encoding Protein kinase superfamily protein (Protein kinase superfamily protein; FUNCTIONS IN: protein kinase activity, kinase activity, ATP binding; INVOLVED IN: protein amino acid phosphorylation; LOCATED IN: cellular_component unknown; EXPRESSED IN: leaf whorl, sepal, flower; EXPRESSED DURING: petal differentiation and expansion stage; CONTAINS InterPro DOMAIN/s: Protein kinase, catalytic domain (InterPro:IPR000719), Serine-threonine/tyrosine-protein kinase (InterPro:IPR001245), Protein kinase-like domain (InterPro:IPR011009); BEST Arabidopsis thaliana protein match is: Protein kinase superfamily protein (TAIR:AT5G60080.1); Has 1807 Blast hits to 1807 proteins in 277 species: Archae - 0; Bacteria - 0; Metazoa - 736; Fungi - 347; Plants - 385; Viruses - 0; Other Eukaryotes - 339 (source: NCBI BLink).), which yields MKRFLCCLKGGSSSNAAQGNDENDEVDVERLFGNNERLNHLWRNHLRLPDDREVADPTAALLPVSPPLPDNCGESFLWRELVNGTINFRDEFYLGKGNFGEVHRCYFSRLNVDGAVKVQNPQNPTGHVEFLAEVTTLRATNHPNVIRLLGNCYGQRNRAIIYEFMANGDLERHIFAHKTMVEGPRPKGLTLPIRVLDWYTRMKIAVGVAKGLVYLHEELKVINRDVKAGNILLDADFVPKLTDFGLATKIVEDENGVEQQQRIIPMKASMGYIAPEGEISWLVSTKTDVYSYGAFLLVLFTGRKPFYSDNPAGKKNLTDWFLRVWDRIEDAPVKADVALGNRYSVEGLKKIFDTARMCIKAERLERPTMSEVEAMVLEAAAFPVQVPRQVTRRRSAST from the exons ATGAAACGTTTCTTATGCTGTCTCAAAGGAGGAAGCTCAAGTAACGCAGCGCAAGGTAACGACGAGAACGACGAAGTAGATGTCGAGCGCCTATTTGGGAATAACGAGCGCCTCAATCATCTTTGGAGAAATCATCTCCGACTCCCTGACGATCGTGAAGTTGCAG ATCCGACTGCTGCTCTGTTACCAGTATCTCCACCTCTACCTGATAATTGTGGAGAATCATTTCTATGGCGTGAGCTCGTAAACGGAACCATAAACTTCCGGGACGAATTTTATCTCGGCAAAGGCAACTTCGGCGAAGTCCATCGCTGCTATTTCTCAAGACTTAATGTG GATGGAGCGGTAAAGGTTCAAAATCCACAGAATCCAACTGGTCATGTTGAGTTCTTGGCAGAGGTTACAACGTTACGTGCAACTAATCATCCAAATGTGATTAGACTTCTTGGCAACTGTTACGGCCAAAGGAACCGTGCTATAATTTACGAATTCATGGCCAACGGAGATCTTGAGCGTCACATCTTTG CACACAAAACGATGGTGGAGGGTCCGCGACCTAAGGGTCTAACACTaccaattagggttttggattggTACACGAGGATGAAAATTGCTGTGGGTGTAGCCAAGGGCCTGGTTTATCTACACGAGGAGCTGAAAGTGATTAACAGAGATGTCAAGGCCGGAAACATATTACTTGATGCAGATTTTGTTCCGAAGCTGACAGATTTTGGATTGGCGACTAAAATCGTTGAAGATGAAAACGGTGTTGAGCAGCAGCAACGGATCATTCCGATGAAGGCATCTATGGGATACATTGCACCGGAAGGAGAGATTTCCTGGTTGGTTTCGACTAAGACTGATGTCTATAGCTATGGAGCTTTTCTGTTAGTGCTTTTCACCGGAAGGAAACCTTTTTATTCGGATAATCCTGCTGGGAAAAAGAATCTCACTGATTGG TTTTTGAGAGTATGGGATAGGATCGAGGATGCGCCTGTGAAAGCTGATGTTGCGCTCGGTAATAGGTACTCGGTTGAAGGTTTAAAGAAGATATTTGATACTGCGAGGATGTGTATAAAGGCAGAGAGACTTGAACGGCCTACCATGAGTGAAGTGGAAGCGATGGTTCTCGAAGCTGCAGCTTTCCCGGTCCAAGTGCCGCGCCAGGTGACAAGGAGGCGTTCGGCTTCAACATAA
- a CDS encoding F-box SKIP23-like protein (DUF295) (CONTAINS InterPro DOMAIN/s: F-box domain, cyclin-like (InterPro:IPR001810), Protein of unknown function DUF295 (InterPro:IPR005174); BEST Arabidopsis thaliana protein match is: F-box family protein with a domain of unknown function (DUF295) (TAIR:AT2G17030.1); Has 1807 Blast hits to 1807 proteins in 277 species: Archae - 0; Bacteria - 0; Metazoa - 736; Fungi - 347; Plants - 385; Viruses - 0; Other Eukaryotes - 339 (source: NCBI BLink).): protein MDSSSLLPSQWSDLPLDILELISDRLDHDSSDTIHLLCLRSVCATWRLSLPLSNKNNRLSKFPKYLPFWSSSSSSSGFFTLKQSNVYKLEAPLNPRTCLVKLQETTPGIMRVLDLFSNDRICFLPENFPSKIDLQEFHVRLVRRTYRMEYANNGGGAVPCFWSLHSDKVVILSSGEDSAIIAIHSGGKLGFLKSGNDEKWKILDNSWNVIYEDIMLYKDNRCIVVDDKGKTVIYDVDFKVSDLAEGLVGGGGHKKHLVECSGGEVFLVDKYVKTVWCKSDISKSVVEFRVYNLKREEKRWEEVRDLGDVALFIGDDCSFSVQNPAGDLAGGFIFYSDYRNGGRSRGICSDGDGVFNVDMQGDFVFSIKPNYFGP, encoded by the coding sequence atggattcttcttctcttcttccttctcaatGGTCTGATCTTCCTTTAGATATTCTTGAGTTGATCTCCGATCGTCTTGACCACGACTCATCAGACACCATTCATCTCCTCTGTCTCCGCTCTGTATGTGCCACTTGGcgtctctctcttcctctctccaACAAAAACAACCGTTTGTCTAAATTCCCAAAGTATCTTCCTTTTtggtcatcttcttcttcatcctctggTTTCTTCACTCTGAAACAAAGCAATGTCTATAAACTTGAAGCTCCTTTGAATCCGAGAACTTGTCTGGTTAAGCTTCAAGAGACAACTCCAGGGATTATGCGAGTCTTGGATCTATTCTCAAACGACAGAATCTGTTTCTTACCTGAGAATTTCCCGTCAAAGATCGACTTGCAGGAGTTTCATGTGAGATTGGTTCGTAGAACTTATCGTATGGAGTACGCAAACAATGGTGGTGGTGCAGTGCCTTGTTTCTGGTCTCTGCATTCCGACAAAGTTGTGATTTTGTCTTCAGGGGAAGACTCGGCGATAATTGCGATTCACAGTGGtgggaaattagggtttttgaagAGTGGAAACGatgaaaaatggaaaattttgGATAATTCATGGAATGTGATTTACGAGGACATAATGTTATACAAAGACAATCGTTGCATCGTTGTAGATGATAAGGGCAAAACCGTAATTTACGATGTGGATTTCAAGGTTTCGGATTTGGCTGAAGGTTTGGTCGGAGGAGGAGGTCACAAGAAACATCTAGTGGAATGTTCCGGCGGAGAAGTGTTTCTTGTGGACAAATACGTGAAAACCGTTTGGTGCAAATCGGATATTTCGAAATCTGTGGTTGAGTTTAGAGTTTATAAtctgaagagagaagagaagagatgggaAGAAGTGAGAGACTTAGGAGATGTTGCTCTGTTTATTGGAGATGACTGTTCTTTCTCCGTTCAGAATCCGGCCGGAGATTTAGCCGGAGGTTTCATATTCTATAGTGATTATAGGaatggaggaagaagcagagggATTTGCAGCGACGGTGATGGTGTCTTCAACGTGGATATGCAGGgtgattttgtgttttctatAAAGCCCAATTATTTTGGCCCATAA